A segment of the Trifolium pratense cultivar HEN17-A07 linkage group LG7, ARS_RC_1.1, whole genome shotgun sequence genome:
tgaggctcgAGGCCGTCGCACACCTTGCACATGTGTGCACGCCGGACCTGATTTCACCTTTAAAGTGGATAAGTCGAATGACCTGGATTCGAACTCCgaccccctgcatatataattcaACATGTCTCTGCTAACTGAACttaattccaaaaaaaatctgctatttcttttaatgatgttaatgttttattaattagacattcttttaaaaaattattgtaatgTCTCATCTCTTTTTCCAACTAGCGCAGTGGCCACAAATATGAAACTATTGCTTGCAAATAATGCATGGCAAAAGCGTGATCACAAcgaaatgtaaaaaataaaaaaaaataaaaacaaaacattgaaTTAAAAAAGCCTAAAGAAGAGAAATATTAAGTACCACCGATTTTTTTGTTCAACTATACAACATTTCCATGTTATAATTATTCACCAtgaatgcttaaaaaaaaaaattattcaccatgaatgaaaaaataaataaagccTAAAGAAGAGAAATATTAAGTACCACCGGTTTTTTTGTTGTCAACAAATACAACATTTCCATGTTATAATTCACTCTAAATTAACCTTCCTTCCTCTCCACACTCTTTTGAAACATTTCAACCACAATGGCAAAATCATCATCTTCCAAACAAAACTCAACCATTGATCCCTACAAATTCctcaaaatcaaactcaatctaAACGGTTCCCTAACAAGAAACTACGTCGTCCCCACCGTGCCACCATCCTCCGATCCCAAAGACTCGCAACCCGCTCTATCCAGAGATATTACCCTAAATGCCGCCGCAAAAACATCGATCCGCCTATTCATCCCAAACCCTCCACCGTCTTCCTCCACGACTAAACTCCCCCTCATTCTCTACTTCCATGGAGGTGGTTTCATCCTCTACCACCCTTCATCCCTAATCTTCCATCATTCCTGCTCCACATTTGCTGCTGAAATCCCTGCCTTTGTTGCCTCTGTTGATTATCGTCTCGCGCCTGAGCATCGCCTTCCCGCCGCATATAATGACGCTGTTGAATCTCTTCTCTGGCTAAAATCCCAAGCTCAAAATCCAACCCAATCTGATCCATGGATAAGAGACCACGTCGACTTTAGTAAATGCTTCATAATGGGAAATAGCGCGGGAGGTAACATCGCCTACTTCGCGGCTCTTCGTGCTCTAGATCTTGATCTTTCTCCTGTTAAGATCGAAGGACTCCTATTAAACTCTCCATTTTTTAGTGGAGCTCGGAGGACGAAATCTGAGCTCCATTTGATTAACGATCATATATTACCGTTACCTGCAGGTGATCTCATGTGGACCCTATCGTTGCCCAAGGGTGCAGATCGCGACCACGTGTATTGTAATCCAACGGTTTCGAATGCAATATATGGTGAGAAGATCCGAC
Coding sequences within it:
- the LOC123898667 gene encoding probable carboxylesterase 8, translated to MAKSSSSKQNSTIDPYKFLKIKLNLNGSLTRNYVVPTVPPSSDPKDSQPALSRDITLNAAAKTSIRLFIPNPPPSSSTTKLPLILYFHGGGFILYHPSSLIFHHSCSTFAAEIPAFVASVDYRLAPEHRLPAAYNDAVESLLWLKSQAQNPTQSDPWIRDHVDFSKCFIMGNSAGGNIAYFAALRALDLDLSPVKIEGLLLNSPFFSGARRTKSELHLINDHILPLPAGDLMWTLSLPKGADRDHVYCNPTVSNAIYGEKIRRLSRTFVNGYGGDPLVDKQKELVKILEAHGVHVESYFCEDGYHAVEIFDRSKAQALVDYVKKFILSTVTPQSSM